From Bordetella flabilis, the proteins below share one genomic window:
- a CDS encoding high-affinity branched-chain amino acid ABC transporter substrate-binding protein — translation MKTHQRRLAALGAALAVSAGFLAFPAHAQTIKIAVVGPTTGPVTQYGDMVREGVDTAVERVNADGGINGRKLETVVIDDGCEPKQGPTAANRVVNEKIGFVVGGVCSGATIAAAPIYQQEGVVMITPSATSPALTDGKKYTFIFRTIGRDDQQGPAAARYIIDKVKPRKVAVLHDKQSYGQGIAMSVKDALEKANIPIAFVEGINAGESDYSAVITKLKSNNVDFVYYGGYHPEMGLLMRQAAEQGVKARFMGPEGAGNPDINAIAGDAVEGMLLTLPADFSQKPENAAVVKAMKAAKRNPSGAFQLPAYAATMAIVDGIKATGGTDPAKVAQWLHKNSIDTPIGKISWNAQGDLNAFDFQVYQWHKDGSHTVAN, via the coding sequence ATGAAAACACACCAACGACGTTTGGCCGCGCTGGGCGCGGCGCTGGCTGTCAGCGCGGGCTTCCTGGCCTTTCCGGCCCATGCCCAGACCATCAAGATCGCGGTCGTGGGCCCCACCACGGGCCCGGTGACCCAGTACGGCGACATGGTGCGTGAAGGTGTCGATACCGCCGTCGAGCGTGTGAATGCCGACGGCGGAATCAATGGCCGCAAGCTGGAAACCGTCGTGATCGACGATGGCTGCGAGCCCAAACAGGGTCCGACCGCGGCCAACCGCGTGGTCAACGAGAAAATCGGCTTTGTCGTCGGCGGGGTTTGTTCCGGCGCCACGATCGCGGCCGCGCCCATTTACCAGCAGGAAGGCGTTGTCATGATCACGCCGTCCGCCACCTCCCCGGCGTTGACGGATGGCAAGAAGTACACCTTCATTTTCCGCACGATCGGGCGCGACGACCAGCAGGGGCCGGCGGCCGCCCGCTATATCATCGACAAGGTCAAGCCGCGCAAGGTCGCGGTACTGCATGACAAGCAGTCGTACGGCCAAGGCATTGCCATGTCGGTCAAGGATGCGCTGGAAAAGGCCAATATCCCCATCGCTTTCGTCGAAGGCATCAATGCGGGCGAGAGCGACTATTCGGCGGTCATTACCAAGCTCAAGAGCAATAACGTCGATTTCGTCTACTACGGCGGCTATCACCCGGAGATGGGCCTGCTGATGCGGCAGGCGGCGGAGCAGGGCGTCAAGGCCCGCTTCATGGGGCCGGAAGGCGCCGGCAACCCCGACATCAACGCCATCGCGGGCGACGCGGTCGAAGGCATGCTGTTGACGCTGCCGGCCGATTTTTCGCAGAAGCCGGAGAACGCCGCGGTCGTCAAGGCAATGAAAGCCGCCAAGCGCAATCCGTCGGGCGCCTTCCAATTGCCGGCCTATGCGGCCACCATGGCGATTGTGGACGGCATCAAGGCTACGGGCGGCACCGATCCCGCCAAGGTTGCGCAGTGGCTGCATAAAAACAGCATCGACACGCCCATCGGGAAGATATCCTGGAACGCGCAGGGCGACCTGAACGCCTTCGACTTCCAGGTCTACCAATGGCACAAGGACGGTTCGCATACCGTGGCCAACTAG
- a CDS encoding iron-containing alcohol dehydrogenase: protein MQAFAFHAAKALFVAPGGAAQLAEHVLRLGGRSVMVVTDPGVVRAGLLEPVLQGLRGAGLAVSCFADVEPDPPVDVVLRAAGQARASGADCIVGFGGGSSLDAAKLAAVLAGGDTRLEDIYGVDKVRGHRLPLALVPTTAGTGSEVTPIAIVTTGEGMKQGVVSPVLLPDVALLDADLTLGLPRAVTAATGIDAMVHAIEAYTSKRLKNPVSDSLAREALCLLSRNIHRVCDTPSDRAARQDMLLGACMAGMAFANAPVAAVHALAYPVGARFHVPHGLSNSLVLGPVLRFNLPAAHGHYAELAGQVLPDAEGSVEARATALIEWLEALPGALGIPTRLAQVGIGAGDIDALADDAMRQTRLLVNNPRELGRDDAAALYRLAL, encoded by the coding sequence ATGCAAGCTTTCGCCTTTCATGCCGCCAAGGCGCTCTTCGTGGCGCCGGGCGGCGCCGCACAGTTGGCCGAGCATGTCCTGCGCCTGGGCGGCCGTTCCGTGATGGTGGTTACCGACCCCGGCGTGGTCCGGGCCGGGCTGCTGGAGCCGGTGTTGCAGGGGTTGCGCGGCGCGGGGCTTGCCGTCTCCTGCTTCGCCGATGTCGAACCCGACCCGCCGGTGGACGTCGTCCTGCGCGCGGCTGGGCAGGCCCGCGCAAGCGGGGCCGATTGCATCGTCGGCTTCGGTGGCGGCAGTTCGCTCGATGCCGCCAAGCTGGCCGCCGTGCTGGCCGGCGGAGACACGCGCCTGGAAGATATCTACGGCGTGGACAAGGTGCGCGGCCACCGCCTGCCCCTGGCGCTGGTGCCCACCACCGCGGGCACCGGGTCCGAAGTCACGCCCATCGCCATCGTCACGACCGGCGAAGGCATGAAGCAGGGCGTGGTGTCTCCCGTGCTGCTGCCCGATGTGGCGCTGCTGGACGCGGACCTGACCCTGGGCTTGCCGCGTGCCGTCACGGCGGCCACGGGCATCGACGCGATGGTGCATGCGATCGAGGCGTACACCAGCAAGCGCCTGAAGAACCCGGTTTCGGATAGCCTGGCGCGCGAAGCCCTGTGTCTGCTGTCCCGCAATATCCACCGGGTCTGCGATACGCCGTCGGATCGCGCCGCGCGGCAGGACATGCTGCTCGGCGCCTGCATGGCGGGGATGGCGTTCGCCAATGCCCCCGTGGCGGCCGTGCATGCGCTCGCGTACCCGGTGGGTGCGCGTTTCCACGTGCCGCACGGCCTGTCGAACTCGCTGGTGCTGGGGCCGGTATTGCGCTTCAACCTGCCGGCCGCCCATGGGCACTATGCCGAACTCGCGGGGCAGGTCCTTCCGGACGCGGAGGGCTCGGTCGAGGCGCGCGCCACCGCGTTGATCGAATGGCTGGAGGCCCTGCCGGGCGCCCTCGGCATCCCGACCCGCCTGGCGCAGGTGGGCATAGGCGCTGGCGATATCGATGCGCTGGCGGACGACGCCATGCGGCAGACACGGCTGCTGGTCAACAATCCGCGCGAGCTGGGCCGCGATGACGCGGCCGCGCTGTATCGGCTGGCGCTCTGA
- a CDS encoding AMP nucleosidase — MSMGDGVGPTVRPDFMPFEAFDQADAAVQRLIEIYERNTAYLRTALERIARGEDQLGRVRACYPAIRVAVHTYDAVDTRLSYGHVSDPGVYQTTITQPRLFKAYLTEQIGHLLHNHGVPVEVGESHVPIPLHFAFADGAYIEGQHLEAMKRPLRDIFDVPDLAVTDDAIVNGTWHGRDNEPRPLSPFTAPRVDYSLHRLQHYTATAPGYFQNFILFTNYQFYVDEFCARARAMLSSGQGDYEALVEPGNRVLKRGDAIDAEPVATRLPQMPAYHLVRRNGSGITLVNIGVGPSNAKTITDHIAVLRPHAWLMLGHCAGLRTSQRLGDYVLAHGYVRDDHVLDADLPTWVPVPPLAEVQVALEQAVEEVAGLSGWELKRIMRTGTVATIDNRNWELREHLEPVQRFAQSRAIALDMESATIAANGFRFRVPYGTLLCVSDKPLHGELKLPGMASDFYRRQVGQHLEIGIRALELLREMPPERLHSRKLRSFMETAFQ; from the coding sequence ATGAGCATGGGCGACGGGGTAGGCCCCACGGTTCGGCCCGATTTCATGCCTTTCGAGGCATTCGACCAGGCCGACGCCGCGGTGCAGCGTCTGATCGAAATCTACGAGCGCAACACCGCTTATCTGCGCACGGCGCTGGAGCGGATCGCGCGCGGCGAAGACCAGCTGGGCCGGGTGCGCGCCTGCTACCCGGCCATCCGCGTGGCGGTCCATACCTATGACGCCGTGGATACGCGGTTGTCGTACGGGCATGTCTCCGATCCCGGCGTCTACCAGACCACGATCACGCAGCCGCGCCTGTTCAAGGCCTATCTTACCGAGCAGATCGGCCATCTGCTGCACAACCACGGTGTCCCGGTAGAGGTGGGCGAGTCGCACGTGCCCATCCCGTTGCACTTCGCGTTCGCGGATGGGGCCTACATCGAAGGCCAGCACCTGGAGGCAATGAAGCGGCCCCTGCGGGATATCTTCGATGTGCCCGACCTGGCGGTCACCGACGACGCCATCGTCAACGGCACCTGGCATGGACGCGACAACGAACCCCGCCCGCTCAGCCCGTTCACGGCGCCGCGGGTGGACTATTCCTTGCACCGCCTGCAGCATTACACCGCGACGGCGCCGGGGTATTTCCAGAACTTCATCCTGTTCACCAACTACCAGTTCTACGTGGACGAGTTCTGCGCCCGCGCGCGCGCCATGCTCAGCAGCGGGCAAGGGGACTACGAAGCGCTGGTCGAGCCGGGCAACCGGGTGTTGAAGCGGGGCGACGCCATCGACGCCGAGCCCGTGGCCACGCGCCTGCCGCAGATGCCGGCCTATCACCTGGTCAGGCGGAATGGCTCGGGCATCACGCTGGTCAATATCGGCGTCGGTCCTTCGAACGCCAAGACCATCACGGACCATATCGCCGTGCTGCGACCGCATGCCTGGTTGATGCTGGGCCATTGCGCCGGCCTGCGCACGTCGCAGCGCCTGGGCGACTATGTGCTGGCCCATGGTTATGTGCGGGACGACCATGTGCTGGACGCCGACCTGCCCACCTGGGTGCCGGTGCCGCCGCTGGCGGAAGTGCAGGTCGCGCTGGAGCAGGCCGTGGAAGAAGTCGCGGGTTTGTCGGGCTGGGAGCTCAAGCGCATCATGCGCACGGGCACCGTGGCGACCATCGACAACCGCAACTGGGAACTGCGCGAGCACCTGGAGCCCGTGCAGCGCTTCGCCCAGTCGCGCGCGATCGCGCTGGACATGGAGTCGGCCACCATTGCGGCCAATGGCTTCCGCTTCCGGGTGCCTTACGGCACGCTCCTGTGCGTGTCCGACAAACCGCTGCACGGCGAGTTGAAGTTGCCCGGCATGGCATCCGATTTCTATCGCCGGCAGGTCGGACAGCACCTGGAGATCGGCATCCGGGCGCTGGAACTTCTGCGTGAAATGCCCCCGGAGCGCCTGCACTCGCGCAAGCTGCGCAGCTTCATGGAAACGGCCTTCCAGTAA
- a CDS encoding aconitase X swivel domain-containing protein, translating into MKIDRGRFPGRTLVPGTGGGAALPLSEPLSFWGGYDAATGRIIEPRHPQYGASLQGRVMLMARAKGSSSSSSVLAEAVRNGTGPAAIIMLDRDLIVALGCIVAAELYGVDVPIAVVDGETWDILLRAGADATLHVDATPTQCTITVC; encoded by the coding sequence ATGAAGATTGATCGCGGGCGTTTCCCCGGCCGCACGCTGGTTCCTGGCACGGGCGGCGGCGCGGCGCTGCCGCTGAGCGAACCATTGAGTTTTTGGGGCGGCTACGACGCCGCGACCGGCCGCATTATCGAACCGCGCCATCCCCAATATGGCGCATCGCTGCAGGGCCGCGTCATGTTGATGGCGCGCGCCAAGGGTTCCAGCTCCAGCAGCAGCGTGCTCGCTGAAGCCGTGCGCAACGGCACGGGCCCGGCGGCCATCATCATGCTGGATCGCGACCTGATCGTGGCGTTGGGTTGCATCGTCGCCGCGGAGCTCTATGGCGTCGACGTGCCGATTGCCGTGGTCGACGGCGAGACCTGGGATATCCTGCTGCGCGCGGGAGCGGACGCCACGCTGCACGTGGACGCCACGCCGACGCAATGCACGATTACCGTGTGCTGA
- a CDS encoding RBBP9/YdeN family alpha/beta hydrolase, with translation MRFQPIIVPGWRNSGPEHWQSHWERGLSHALRVRQRDWDNPDRDAWIGALAASVELSPWPVLLIAHSLGCVASAALPPALHGRIAGALLVAPADVERPGAPPCLAAFAPIATRPLPFQSVVVASDDDPYCGVARARHFAEQWGSRLVVLSGAGHINAESGHGPWPEGLKLLRALRRRAAWRVVPRAPRICPVGHQART, from the coding sequence ATGCGATTCCAACCGATCATCGTGCCGGGATGGCGCAATTCCGGTCCCGAACACTGGCAGTCCCATTGGGAACGCGGCCTGTCCCATGCGCTGCGCGTACGGCAGCGCGATTGGGACAACCCGGATCGCGATGCATGGATCGGCGCCCTGGCCGCGAGCGTGGAGCTCTCCCCCTGGCCCGTGCTGCTGATCGCCCACAGCCTGGGCTGCGTCGCCTCGGCCGCCCTGCCGCCCGCGCTGCATGGCCGGATCGCCGGCGCCCTGCTGGTGGCGCCGGCGGACGTCGAGCGCCCCGGCGCCCCGCCTTGCCTGGCGGCATTCGCCCCCATCGCCACCCGTCCGCTGCCCTTCCAGAGCGTCGTGGTGGCCAGCGACGATGACCCGTATTGCGGCGTGGCGCGCGCAAGGCACTTCGCCGAACAATGGGGCAGCCGGCTCGTCGTCCTGTCCGGCGCCGGCCACATCAATGCGGAATCCGGGCACGGCCCCTGGCCGGAGGGCCTGAAGCTGTTGCGGGCGCTGCGCCGGCGCGCGGCCTGGCGCGTGGTTCCGCGCGCGCCGCGCATCTGCCCGGTAGGCCATCAGGCGCGCACGTGA
- a CDS encoding aconitase X produces the protein MLALTDYDEALLRGEHGDATALAMRVLVRSAAVMGAAGLLDIVSAHIDGCLYHGQASLDFVERLVQGGGRVVVPTTLNVGSMDLIHPELFRGDNALRDAGTRLMQAHVELGCESSFTCAPYQMKRRPALGQQIAWAESNAIVFANSVLGARTNRYGDFMDLCAALTGRAPCCGLHLTENRHASVVFALDDFPGDPASRDIWYAALGLLVGARSDGRIPAITGLPPDTTEDELKALGAAAASSGAIALFHAVGITPEAPTLAEALGTRAEGATIAVTRADLRAMRATLSKARTGDRIAAVSVGTPHFSLAECAALDRLLAEDGRRCAVDFYVNTSRYILWELDASGMAQRLRAAGVQFVTDTCTYITPVMRQTRGLVMTNSGKWAHYAPANIGVQVAYGSLRECVRSAMEARVCIDED, from the coding sequence GTGCTTGCGCTTACCGACTACGACGAGGCCCTGTTGCGGGGCGAACACGGCGACGCCACCGCGCTGGCCATGCGCGTGCTGGTTCGTTCCGCGGCGGTCATGGGCGCGGCCGGCCTGCTGGACATCGTTAGCGCGCACATCGATGGCTGTCTTTACCATGGCCAGGCCAGCCTGGACTTCGTCGAACGGCTGGTGCAGGGCGGCGGCCGCGTCGTCGTGCCCACGACCTTGAACGTGGGCTCCATGGACCTGATCCACCCCGAACTGTTCCGCGGCGACAACGCGCTGCGCGATGCCGGCACCCGCCTCATGCAGGCCCATGTCGAACTGGGTTGCGAATCCAGCTTCACCTGCGCGCCGTACCAGATGAAGCGGCGCCCTGCCCTGGGCCAGCAGATCGCCTGGGCGGAATCCAACGCCATCGTGTTTGCCAACTCCGTGCTCGGCGCCCGCACCAATCGCTACGGCGACTTCATGGACCTGTGCGCGGCGCTCACCGGCCGCGCGCCCTGCTGCGGCTTGCACCTGACCGAGAACCGCCACGCCAGCGTGGTCTTTGCGCTGGACGACTTTCCCGGGGACCCGGCCAGCCGCGACATCTGGTACGCCGCCCTCGGTTTGCTGGTGGGAGCAAGGTCCGATGGGCGCATCCCCGCCATCACGGGCCTGCCGCCGGACACCACCGAGGACGAGCTGAAGGCGCTGGGCGCGGCCGCCGCATCCAGCGGGGCCATCGCCCTTTTTCACGCCGTGGGCATCACGCCCGAGGCGCCCACCCTGGCCGAAGCCCTCGGCACTCGTGCCGAGGGCGCAACGATCGCGGTGACGCGGGCCGACCTGCGCGCCATGCGGGCGACGCTCAGCAAGGCCCGGACGGGCGATCGCATCGCGGCCGTCAGTGTCGGCACGCCGCATTTTTCGCTGGCGGAATGCGCGGCGCTGGACCGCCTCCTGGCCGAGGACGGACGCCGATGCGCGGTCGACTTCTACGTGAACACCAGCCGCTACATCCTGTGGGAGCTGGATGCATCGGGAATGGCGCAAAGGCTGCGGGCCGCCGGCGTGCAGTTCGTGACGGACACCTGTACCTACATCACGCCCGTCATGCGGCAGACCCGCGGACTCGTCATGACCAACTCGGGCAAATGGGCGCACTATGCGCCGGCCAACATCGGCGTGCAGGTCGCCTACGGCAGCCTGCGCGAATGCGTACGCTCCGCCATGGAGGCCAGGGTGTGCATCGATGAAGATTGA